One genomic window of Longimicrobium sp. includes the following:
- a CDS encoding BF3164 family lipoprotein, with amino-acid sequence MALIDLPKGAVQARAGRDGQGPSEFRDPGAFIVESVSPPRSWVYDFQNRRLSLLAASADGELAVERSRQFNVGESIEQPVRVGERFIANGLFNDYTLLVIDSAARPVQRIEADQPFPARTMPHAVGRRLLNRSYLTAHPDGGRLALAYQWASRIDFFSADGRRLGSVEGPRPTSAKYTVSGTRFHWDPQGQMAYTGIHSTRRYVYVMFCGCREADDRDQRSQRVHVFRWNGDFVSEIQLDRRVTAFAVSPDDAFLYAAITEPHPAVGEWELPAVLRAGAGT; translated from the coding sequence TTGGCGCTGATCGACCTTCCCAAAGGTGCGGTGCAGGCACGGGCTGGTCGCGACGGTCAAGGGCCGAGCGAGTTTCGGGATCCCGGCGCGTTCATCGTTGAATCTGTTTCTCCGCCGAGGTCCTGGGTATACGATTTCCAAAACCGTCGGCTCTCCCTTCTCGCAGCCTCTGCCGACGGAGAGCTTGCCGTCGAGAGGAGCCGGCAGTTCAACGTCGGCGAAAGCATCGAGCAGCCGGTCCGGGTGGGTGAACGCTTCATTGCGAACGGTCTCTTCAACGACTATACGCTGCTCGTCATCGACAGTGCCGCACGTCCCGTCCAGCGCATCGAGGCGGACCAGCCGTTCCCTGCTCGTACAATGCCGCATGCGGTCGGACGCAGACTCCTCAACCGCAGCTACTTGACGGCGCACCCCGACGGAGGCCGGCTGGCCCTTGCGTATCAGTGGGCCAGCCGGATCGACTTCTTTTCGGCGGACGGCCGTCGCCTTGGCTCGGTCGAGGGGCCCCGCCCGACCAGTGCGAAGTACACGGTCAGCGGCACCCGTTTCCACTGGGATCCGCAGGGGCAGATGGCCTACACAGGCATCCACTCGACTCGCCGTTACGTCTATGTGATGTTCTGCGGTTGCCGTGAGGCTGATGATCGCGACCAACGCAGCCAGCGAGTCCACGTCTTCCGTTGGAACGGCGATTTCGTATCCGAGATCCAGCTCGACCGTCGCGTGACCGCATTCGCGGTGTCGCCAGATGACGCTTTCCTCTACGCGGCCATCACGGAACCGCATCCAGCCGTGGGGGAATGGGAGCTTCCGGCTGTGCTTCGGGCCGGAGCGGGAACCTGA